The following are encoded in a window of Castanea sativa cultivar Marrone di Chiusa Pesio chromosome 5, ASM4071231v1 genomic DNA:
- the LOC142636664 gene encoding CASP-like protein 2B1, translating into MSYLGVGISPGNVPVSHSINVKVVDRRVRVAELVLRCVICGLGVLAAVLVGTDSQVREIFSIRKKAKYTDMKALVFLVIANGTAAAYSLMQVLRCVVSMIRGHVLFSKPLAWAIFSGDQVMAYVTVAAVAATAQSAVISKLGQPELQWMKICNMYGKYCNQIGEGIASALIVSLSMVAISCMSAFSLFRLYGGNKGKGSPRWW; encoded by the exons ATGAGCTATTTGGGTGTTGGTATAAGTCCTGGGAATGTCCCAGTGTCTCATAGCATAAATGTGAAGGTAGTTGATAGGAGAGTGAGGGTGGCAGAGTTGGTGTTGAGGTGTGTGATCTGTGGCCTTGGAGTTCTTGCAGCTGTTCTTGTGGGGACTGATTCCCAGGTCAGGGAAATCTTCTCAATCcgaaagaaagctaaatatacAGATATGAAAGCTCTAGT CTTTTTGGTGATAGCAAATGGGACAGCTGCTGCCTACTCGTTGATGCAAGTGTTGCGTTGCGTTGTGAGCATGATTAGAGGGCATGTGCTTTTCAGCAAGCCCTTAGCTTGGGCAATCTTTTCTGGTGATCAG GTAATGGCGTATGTGACCGTGGCCGCAGTGGCTGCTACTGCACAATCAGCAGTGATTTCGAAGTTGGGGCAGCCAGAACTACAGTGGATGAAGATATGCAATATGTATGGGAAGTATTGCAACCAAATTGGTGAGGGAATAGCGAGTGCACTCATAGTTAGCCTTAGCATGGTTGCCATTTCTTGTATGTCTGCCTTTAGCCTCTTCCGCTTGTATGGTGGGAACAAGGGCAAGGGAAGCCCAAGGTGGTGGTAA
- the LOC142637106 gene encoding glucan endo-1,3-beta-glucosidase 4-like has product MWMSNSGYRLSSCSSFWRTMSSAFIRTLLALLLLTLILQKSDGQFEEWCIADEQTPDDELLKALNWACGKGGADCSKIQVNKPCFLPNTIRDHASYAFNNYYQKFKHIGATCYFNAAAMITDLDPSHKSCKFEYLP; this is encoded by the exons ATGTGGATGTCCAATTCTGGCTATAGATTAAGCTCCTGCAGCAGCTTCTGGAGAACAATGTCATCTGCTTTTATAAGAACTCTTCTAGCCCTGCTCCTTTTGACACTTATTCTGCAAAAATCTG ATGGGCAATTTGAGGAATGGTGCATAGCTGATGAGCAGACCCCAGATGATGAGCTGCTTAAGGCCCTTAACTGGGCTTGTGGAAAAGGAGGGGCAGATTGCAgcaaaatacaagtaaacaagcCCTGCTTCTTACCAAATACAATAAGGGATCATGCCTCTTATGCCTTCAACAACTACTATCAGAAGTTCAAGCACATTGGAGCTACTTGCTATTTTAACGCTGCTGCAATGATCACAGATCTTGACCCAA GTCACAAATCATGCAAGTTTGAGTATCTTCCTTGA
- the LOC142635609 gene encoding uncharacterized protein LOC142635609, giving the protein MSREDQNESSSTTVVHSSIALLQERFRQLQRVKEMREERALKRMLTEPKHKQPDSNPTMHYDQPSSRLFFDSESSIPPRSPPHVALSIWPQSQTNHADYTSSYSQTQLFENSCPADHRPSALTSFNKFNDSDSHPDVDTSLHL; this is encoded by the coding sequence ATGAGCAGGGAAGACCAAAATGAATCCAGTAGTACTACTGTCGTTCATTCCTCCATTGCTCTATTGCAAGAGAGGTTTAGACAGCTCCAAAGAGTGAAGGaaatgagagaggaaagagCACTCAAGAGAATGCTCACCGAACCTAAACATAAACAGCCCGATTCCAATCCCACCATGCATTATGATCAGCCATCAAGCAGGTTGTTTTTCGACTCTGAGTCGAGCATTCCACCAAGATCACCACCCCATGTTGCACTCTCTATTTGGCCACAATCCCAAACCAATCATGCAGATTACACTAGCAGCTACAGCCAGACCCAACTCTTCGAGAACTCGTGCCCCGCAGATCATAGACCCTCTGCTCTCACTTCTTTCAATAAATTCAATGACTCTGATTCTCACCCTGATGTTGATACCTCTCTCCATCTGTAA